From a region of the Methanomassiliicoccus sp. genome:
- a CDS encoding class I SAM-dependent methyltransferase: MTPLDILEPPRPDAGPMLERIETAFNGMRRAYLLRQALELDVFDRLANAKSVEALSQEMGTDPSMTRMFLEALLSDDLLVKMGQEYMSSPISAAYLMSSSPTSLRGSFERSLREIDGWHDLSVVLRDGPRTVDRSSLFDRRWIQSIAATALCGSVQKVSSEVSEVVDLRSVRKMLDLGGGHGLYSIAFSARNPEMDIYVFDLPGMVPVAEENIAHYRADKVHVMAGDFTQDDIGSGYDLIFSSFNPSGSEAAMVPLLEAALAPRGWLVVRQFTEEARNDALMNLGWNFVSPDGDRRPRRRFSGPTTLSIDEFNSKLVEAGLQVVRRWPMDSMSDITVMRKPVPECSL; the protein is encoded by the coding sequence ATGACTCCCCTTGACATTCTTGAACCTCCCCGGCCGGATGCCGGGCCGATGCTGGAACGGATCGAGACCGCCTTCAACGGGATGCGGAGGGCCTATCTCCTCCGTCAGGCCCTAGAACTGGACGTTTTTGATCGCCTGGCCAACGCTAAGAGCGTGGAAGCGCTCTCCCAGGAAATGGGCACCGATCCCTCCATGACCCGTATGTTCTTGGAGGCGCTGTTGTCCGACGACCTTCTCGTAAAGATGGGCCAGGAGTACATGAGCTCCCCAATATCGGCCGCCTATCTGATGAGTTCATCCCCCACCAGCCTGAGAGGCTCGTTCGAGAGGTCTCTGCGGGAGATCGACGGTTGGCACGACCTGAGCGTTGTCCTCCGAGACGGGCCCCGGACCGTTGACCGGTCGAGCCTCTTCGACCGTCGGTGGATCCAGAGCATTGCGGCGACAGCCCTCTGCGGAAGCGTGCAGAAAGTGTCCTCTGAGGTCTCCGAGGTCGTCGACCTCCGATCGGTGAGGAAGATGCTGGACCTAGGCGGCGGACACGGGCTGTATTCGATCGCTTTCTCCGCCCGGAACCCCGAGATGGACATATATGTATTCGACCTTCCGGGCATGGTCCCGGTGGCCGAGGAGAACATAGCGCACTACCGTGCCGACAAGGTCCATGTCATGGCCGGGGACTTCACCCAGGACGACATCGGTTCCGGGTACGACCTGATCTTCTCATCCTTCAACCCCAGCGGTTCGGAGGCGGCCATGGTCCCCCTCCTGGAGGCCGCTCTGGCCCCCCGGGGATGGCTGGTGGTGCGTCAGTTCACCGAGGAGGCCAGGAACGATGCGCTCATGAACCTGGGCTGGAACTTTGTCAGCCCCGACGGCGACCGCCGGCCACGCCGGAGGTTCTCCGGACCGACCACCCTGTCCATAGATGAGTTCAACTCTAAGCTCGTGGAGGCGGGCCTCCAGGTGGTGCGCAGGTGGCCCATGGACAGCATGTCGGACATCACCGTGATGAGGAAGCCGGTGCCTGAATGTTCCCTCTGA
- a CDS encoding flavin reductase family protein has translation MELKPFKRESLMPLPVTLISTISKDGVRNIAPYSCVTTVLRPLDLVCVATAKRRDTLDNIRETGEFVINLPGASLSDKVVPTARYSPPEEDEFEVAGLDEHPSKSIKAPGIMGCYAWMECKLDRLYEEDQYVLIMGKVVRLEVEDSVYGKDGHLDVEGARPLMMTGSDDGMHFCTIREIGHFESFGAMFSTNRDPLEKMYKG, from the coding sequence ATGGAACTCAAGCCGTTCAAACGGGAATCGCTGATGCCCCTGCCGGTGACGTTGATATCGACCATCAGCAAGGATGGAGTGAGAAACATCGCGCCGTACTCGTGCGTGACCACTGTGCTAAGGCCGCTTGACCTGGTCTGCGTGGCCACGGCCAAGCGGCGGGACACGTTGGACAATATCCGGGAGACGGGGGAGTTCGTCATCAACCTGCCGGGAGCGAGCCTTTCGGACAAGGTGGTCCCGACCGCTAGGTACTCTCCTCCGGAGGAGGACGAGTTCGAGGTGGCCGGCCTCGACGAACATCCCTCCAAGTCTATCAAAGCTCCCGGCATCATGGGTTGCTACGCCTGGATGGAGTGCAAGCTGGACCGGCTATATGAGGAGGACCAGTATGTCCTCATAATGGGCAAGGTGGTCCGCCTGGAGGTGGAAGATTCGGTGTACGGAAAGGACGGCCATCTGGACGTGGAAGGGGCGAGACCTCTGATGATGACCGGGTCCGACGATGGAATGCATTTCTGCACCATCAGGGAGATCGGCCATTTCGAATCGTTCGGCGCCATGTTCTCGACGAACAGGGACCCTCTGGAAAAGATGTACAAAGGTTGA
- a CDS encoding P-loop NTPase codes for MKIIISGKGGSGKSTISSLLAMDLISRGYRTLIVDTDESNYGLEALLGMEHSQELMEHLGGKKAIGDKMRAAFAKDIKEPVAPIFDQSWSIDEIPEECLSRKGDLNLLQVGKVKHFGEGCACPMGGLSRDFLKNLRLGPKDIAIVDTEAGVEHLGRGVAKGADLVIAVLDPSFESIRLSAKIRGMAEEAGKPAYFILNKADKDAADQILKVLDRKEVIAIIPRDREVEHRGLVGQPLDAPVDGISELTAFVLEHAQGA; via the coding sequence ATGAAAATAATTATATCTGGAAAGGGAGGCAGCGGGAAGAGCACGATCTCTTCCCTCTTGGCTATGGATCTCATAAGCAGGGGCTATCGAACCCTCATAGTGGACACCGATGAGTCGAACTATGGTCTCGAAGCCCTGCTTGGCATGGAGCACTCCCAGGAGCTGATGGAACATCTGGGCGGGAAGAAAGCGATTGGGGATAAGATGAGGGCCGCGTTCGCCAAGGATATCAAGGAGCCCGTCGCTCCCATATTTGACCAGTCCTGGAGCATTGACGAGATACCTGAGGAGTGCTTGTCCCGGAAGGGGGACCTCAACCTGCTGCAGGTAGGCAAGGTCAAGCATTTCGGGGAAGGATGCGCCTGCCCCATGGGCGGCCTGTCCAGGGACTTTCTGAAGAATCTCCGGCTGGGACCCAAGGACATCGCCATAGTGGACACCGAGGCCGGGGTGGAGCATCTCGGCCGGGGAGTGGCCAAGGGAGCGGACCTGGTCATAGCGGTACTGGACCCCTCATTCGAGTCCATCCGCCTTTCAGCCAAGATCCGGGGAATGGCCGAGGAGGCCGGGAAGCCGGCCTACTTCATATTGAACAAGGCGGACAAGGACGCCGCGGACCAGATCCTGAAGGTCCTAGATCGGAAGGAGGTCATCGCGATCATCCCCCGGGACCGGGAGGTTGAGCACAGAGGGCTCGTCGGGCAGCCCCTGGATGCTCCCGTGGACGGCATATCCGAACTGACCGCTTTCGTCCTCGAGCACGCTCAGGGGGCATGA
- a CDS encoding ABC transporter substrate-binding protein, whose amino-acid sequence MKRTYAIVGAVAIVAVLIVAGLYAVMSAGSSKDGGDKDEQGTITVTDMFGRSVEVPKNVKTVVTAGTSALRFVSYLNGSARVIGVEDFEKNTSAAAVGGRTYSIAHPEYASLPSVGPQFGGDAELMARLNPEVIIYSPKTQQGSDCDALQKNLGIPVVGLITSVDLTTNINKFYAQLDLVGEVLGTQPRATELKEYVDSVIGDLKSRVASISEADRPTVYVGGLSYGSNHGLDWTTTNYVPFVYLNATNIITTSLLSTGTGQINVEEIWAKNPDYVFVDLAGLSLAKQQYAQYKTSLDEINAFKDGHVYGVLQTNWYASNWDTVLASCYFVGKVLYPDQFADVNIGEKANEIYTEMLGSAIYDQVVQNTGGTFGPISLAS is encoded by the coding sequence ATGAAGCGCACCTATGCTATCGTAGGAGCCGTCGCCATCGTGGCGGTGCTGATCGTGGCCGGCCTCTATGCGGTCATGAGCGCGGGGAGTTCCAAGGATGGAGGCGATAAGGACGAACAGGGAACGATCACCGTCACCGACATGTTCGGCCGGTCCGTAGAGGTGCCTAAGAACGTGAAGACGGTCGTGACCGCCGGTACCTCGGCCCTGCGCTTCGTTAGCTATCTGAATGGATCGGCGAGGGTCATCGGGGTCGAGGATTTTGAGAAGAACACCTCGGCGGCCGCGGTGGGTGGCAGGACCTATTCCATAGCCCATCCCGAGTATGCGTCCCTGCCCAGCGTCGGTCCCCAGTTCGGAGGGGATGCGGAGCTCATGGCTCGTCTGAACCCTGAGGTGATCATCTACTCTCCCAAAACTCAGCAGGGGTCTGATTGTGACGCTCTGCAGAAAAACCTGGGCATACCTGTAGTAGGACTCATCACCAGTGTGGACCTGACCACTAATATCAACAAGTTCTATGCCCAGTTGGACCTGGTGGGCGAGGTATTGGGTACTCAGCCCAGAGCGACCGAGCTAAAGGAGTACGTCGATTCGGTGATAGGTGACCTAAAGTCCAGAGTGGCCAGCATATCCGAGGCGGACAGGCCTACGGTGTACGTCGGCGGATTGTCCTACGGCAGTAACCACGGCCTGGACTGGACCACAACCAATTACGTACCGTTCGTATATCTGAACGCCACCAATATCATAACCACCAGCCTCCTGTCCACCGGCACAGGGCAGATCAACGTCGAGGAGATATGGGCGAAGAACCCAGACTATGTCTTCGTAGACCTGGCTGGACTGTCGCTGGCCAAGCAGCAATACGCTCAGTACAAGACCTCCCTGGACGAGATCAACGCCTTCAAGGACGGCCATGTGTACGGCGTCCTGCAGACCAACTGGTATGCCAGCAATTGGGATACTGTTCTGGCATCCTGTTACTTCGTGGGCAAGGTGCTCTACCCCGACCAGTTCGCGGATGTTAACATCGGCGAGAAGGCTAACGAGATCTACACGGAGATGCTGGGGTCAGCCATATACGATCAGGTCGTCCAGAACACTGGAGGGACCTTCGGCCCGATATCCCTAGCCTCTTGA
- the thrC gene encoding threonine synthase, whose product MYKVRCFECGSEVDDPFVDSCPKCGGLLTIEMDLDEASGMRPYDLRRRPMGVWRYAPFLPVDPSKAVSLLEGGTPLYDCQDLRSKVGVKSVHVKYEGANPTGSFKDRGMTVGVTRAVELGCGTVGCASTGNTSASLSAYAAKAGRTCIVLLPSGKVAAGKLAQAMFYGAKVVMVDGNFDDALRVTRQLAREGVLYLLNSINPFRPEGQKTVAFEIVDQLDFDVPDRIILPVGNAGNISAVHKAFTEWKALGWIDRIPKLTGIQAAGSAPLVRAFRAGRRDFEPEASPETLATAIRIGNPVSGKKALKAIYDTGGCATDVTDEQILDAQKLLGRTEGVGVEPASAASIAGLIKLVDEGVVARDERVVCICTGNVLKDPDTVMRSCAEILKAKPTVEDVQRVIA is encoded by the coding sequence TCGACGACCCGTTCGTCGATTCCTGCCCCAAGTGCGGCGGGCTGCTGACCATCGAGATGGACCTGGACGAGGCCTCGGGGATGCGCCCCTACGATTTGAGGCGGAGGCCGATGGGGGTATGGCGGTACGCTCCGTTCTTGCCGGTGGACCCGTCCAAGGCGGTGTCGCTCCTGGAGGGCGGCACCCCGCTGTACGACTGCCAAGATCTCCGTTCCAAGGTAGGCGTCAAGAGCGTCCACGTCAAGTACGAGGGCGCCAACCCCACCGGCTCGTTCAAGGACCGGGGGATGACCGTGGGGGTCACCCGGGCGGTGGAACTGGGGTGCGGGACGGTGGGCTGTGCTTCCACCGGCAACACTTCCGCCTCGCTGTCCGCGTATGCGGCGAAGGCCGGGCGGACATGCATCGTGCTGTTGCCGTCGGGCAAGGTCGCCGCCGGTAAGCTGGCCCAGGCGATGTTCTACGGCGCCAAGGTGGTCATGGTGGACGGCAACTTCGACGATGCCCTCCGGGTAACAAGGCAGCTGGCGAGGGAGGGCGTCCTGTATCTCCTGAACTCGATCAACCCGTTCCGCCCGGAGGGGCAGAAGACCGTGGCCTTCGAGATTGTGGACCAGCTGGACTTCGACGTGCCGGACCGCATCATCCTGCCCGTGGGAAATGCCGGCAACATCAGCGCGGTGCACAAGGCGTTCACTGAGTGGAAGGCGCTGGGGTGGATCGACCGCATCCCCAAGCTCACCGGCATCCAGGCGGCCGGGTCCGCACCGCTCGTCAGGGCCTTCCGCGCGGGCCGGCGGGACTTCGAGCCCGAGGCCAGCCCCGAGACCCTAGCCACAGCGATCCGCATCGGCAACCCGGTCAGCGGCAAGAAGGCGCTGAAGGCCATTTACGACACGGGAGGCTGCGCGACAGACGTCACCGACGAACAGATCCTCGACGCCCAGAAGCTCCTGGGCCGAACGGAGGGGGTGGGCGTCGAACCGGCGTCGGCGGCATCCATCGCCGGGCTTATCAAGCTGGTCGACGAGGGCGTGGTGGCCAGGGACGAGAGGGTGGTGTGCATCTGCACCGGCAACGTCCTCAAGGACCCCGACACGGTAATGAGGTCCTGCGCCGAGATCCTCAAGGCCAAGCCTACGGTCGAGGACGTCCAGCGGGTCATTGCCTGA
- a CDS encoding iron ABC transporter permease, translating to MFPLKKPLAEPGSAQDGGNETARMYLHSTARKFVFLGSCIIILLLLMMVSITVGTFSMPLGDVINALLGHEGTYYNIIWNIRMPRIIAGMLAGASLALAGTVMQCVLRNPLASPYTLGLSQSAAFGAAFAIIFLGAGSTMASTTTAVMINNPYVVTMMAFVWAIVGTLLIMALSALTRVSPEAMILAGVAIAAIFQAGITALQFFADSVQLSTMVYWTFGDLGRMTWEQCGILAAVLVPLLLYFIYNRWSYNAMDAGEETANGLGVNTKRMRMVGMLLSSLLAAVVVSFMGIIGFIGLVAPHMTRRIIGGDHRFLIPGSALVGAILLMGSDTVARTVISPLVIPVGVITAFLGGPLFIYLLVKGYRK from the coding sequence ATGTTCCCTCTGAAAAAACCCCTTGCGGAGCCTGGGAGCGCCCAGGACGGAGGGAACGAGACTGCCAGGATGTACCTGCACAGCACCGCCCGGAAGTTCGTGTTCCTGGGATCGTGCATTATCATCCTCCTCCTGCTGATGATGGTCTCCATCACCGTAGGCACCTTCTCCATGCCCTTGGGTGATGTGATTAACGCCCTGCTGGGCCATGAAGGCACCTACTACAATATCATCTGGAACATCCGCATGCCGCGAATAATCGCCGGCATGTTGGCGGGGGCCTCCCTGGCCCTGGCGGGCACGGTGATGCAGTGCGTTCTCCGGAACCCTCTGGCCTCCCCATATACGTTGGGGCTATCCCAGTCGGCGGCCTTTGGGGCGGCCTTTGCCATAATATTCCTGGGGGCCGGGTCCACCATGGCCAGCACCACCACCGCGGTGATGATCAACAACCCTTACGTGGTCACGATGATGGCCTTCGTTTGGGCTATCGTGGGGACGTTATTGATAATGGCACTCTCGGCATTGACCAGGGTCTCCCCCGAGGCCATGATCCTGGCGGGGGTGGCGATCGCCGCCATCTTCCAAGCGGGCATAACTGCCCTGCAGTTCTTCGCCGACAGCGTACAGCTGTCCACCATGGTGTACTGGACCTTTGGAGATCTGGGAAGGATGACCTGGGAGCAGTGTGGGATCCTGGCCGCGGTGCTGGTGCCATTGCTCCTTTACTTCATCTACAACCGCTGGAGCTACAACGCCATGGATGCCGGGGAGGAGACCGCCAACGGCCTGGGGGTCAACACCAAGCGCATGAGGATGGTGGGTATGCTCCTGTCCTCGCTGCTCGCGGCGGTGGTGGTGTCCTTCATGGGCATAATCGGGTTTATCGGACTGGTGGCGCCGCATATGACTCGGAGGATCATCGGTGGGGACCACCGCTTCCTGATCCCCGGCTCGGCGCTGGTTGGAGCGATACTGCTCATGGGCTCGGACACTGTGGCCCGGACGGTTATCTCTCCCCTGGTCATCCCTGTGGGAGTCATAACCGCGTTCCTGGGCGGTCCATTGTTCATCTATCTTCTGGTCAAGGGGTATAGAAAATGA